A genome region from Carassius gibelio isolate Cgi1373 ecotype wild population from Czech Republic chromosome A23, carGib1.2-hapl.c, whole genome shotgun sequence includes the following:
- the LOC127944271 gene encoding transcription factor 21, translating into MSTGSISDVDEFHESELLDSLLKFGSGKDPGTSNESTEDSSNCEGASVTECTGKRRKSAAMRKPAPNGVAQEGKQVQRNAANARERARMRVLSKAFSRLKTTLPWVPPDTKLSKLDTLRLASSYIAHLRQILANDKYENGYIHPVNLTWPFIVAGKPENELKEMLNSTRLCGTTAS; encoded by the exons ATGTCCACCGGCTCCATCAGCGATGTGGATGAATTTCACGAGTCTGAGCTGCTGGATAGTCTTTTGAAATTCGGATCCGGTAAAGATCCGGGGACATCGAACGAGAGCACGGAGGACAGCTCCAACTGCGAAGGAGCCTCGGTTACAGAATGTACGGGGAAAAGGCGCAAATCAGCCGCCATGCGTAAACCGGCTCCCAATGGTGTAGCCCAAGAGGGCAAGCAGGTCCAGAGGAACGCGGCGAACGCGCGCGAGAGGGCGAGGATGCGCGTGCTGAGCAAAGCGTTCTCTCGGTTGAAGACGACGTTACCGTGGGTTCCGCCAGACACCAAACTCTCCAAGCTGGACACACTGCGGCTGGCCTCCAGCTACATCGCGCACCTGCGACAGATACTCGCCAATGACAAATACGAGAATGGCTACATACATCCAGTCAACCTG ACGTGGCCGTTTATAGTGGCGGGCAAACCAGAAAATGAACTTAAAGAAATGCTGAATTCTACACGTTTATGTGGGACTACAGCTTCCTGA